A window of Chryseobacterium sp. IHB B 17019 genomic DNA:
ATTGCTCCAGTTCCAGTATTGATGGGATTTCCAGTTGGATTTATAGAAACCTGCCGTTACATTTCCTTTATCAAATTTATAATTAAATTGTAAGTCATTTACAAAATTATTCATCTGTTTGTCAATCGCCCAGAAACCCAGTTTTTGAACGTAGGCAGGATTTACGATTGCCCCAGAACTTACCGATGTATATTGGAAATTATTTCCCGAAATTCCGTTTGAATTAGCAAAATCAGCAGCCAATTGCGGTCCGCCTGCAGGGAAAATCCCCGTGTAATTCATATTGATGTTGGTGTATCTCGTTTTGTTTAAAACAGAGAAATTATTTCCCAGATCATATTTAAATTCAGCTCCCAACACATCAACTTTCGGATGGATTCCATCTTCTAAATTCCTGCTGAAAAAACCTCCTCCAGCCTGAGGAATATTCAACTGGCTGATCGCTCTGTAGCTGTATGTTCCGTAATTAGGATCAAAGCCGTTAAATTCTTTTAAATCATTACCGTTTTGCACCAAAGGAATCGGGAGGAAAAACGTATTTCTGTCATCCAGTTTCTTATAATACACTTTAGCATACCCTTTATCGAACACATATTTCAGATTCAACCTGATTTGTCCGCCGTTGTTTGCTTTAAATCCTGTTTTCCTGATTCCGTTATCTGTCCTGTAAAATCCGCCTATATTAAAAAACAATTTATCTTCAACCAAAGCGCCTCCCAAGTTGACGTCGGTACGCATTAAACCGTAAGTCCCTGTTTCAAGCTTCGCCGTTCCTTTGAAATCATTTGTTCCTTCTTTCGTAATAAAGTTGATTAAACCTCCGGGAGAATTGGTTGCAAAAATAGATCCTGAACCTCCTCTCAAGGCTTCCAATCTGCTCACAGAATTATCTACACGGAAGAAATTATCTGCATTGGCAAACTGTAAAGCTCCGTCTTCAAAAACAGGCAGCCCGTCTTCCTGAACCTGCACAAATTCGTACGCTCCGGCAGAAGGTATCCCTCTCGCGAAAAGGTTGTTTCCCACTTCACCACCCGAAGTTTCTACCGCAAAACCCGGAACTCTCTGCAACAAAGCCGCCGCACTGATCGGGTTTTGTTTCTGAATTTCCTTCGCACTGAATGTGGAAATCGCCGTGCTGGATTCTATTTTCTTTTTCGGGTTTGAGTTACCCGTGATTACTACCTGATCTATAGATGCCGTTCTGGTGGAATCCATAGGAGTTTCCTGTGCATACGTGTTATTAAAATAAAGCGTTGCAATACCGGCAAGTAAGAAAATCGATCTTTTTTTCATAGCCATATTATTATAGTTTTAATTTTGTTTTAATTTGAGATAAACACCGTTCGTCCAGCCAAAGCCGTCCTGATTAGGATATTCCCCGCCTCCGGCAATTGTTTCTGTATCCAAAGCGTTGTATTTTTCCATCAGTTTTCCGGTGTTGTTGTACACTCTTTCGACATTTGAGCACCAATTATTTTTAATTTTTTGAGCTAAATCATCAAAACCGTAGTTTTTCATTGCTTTAAAACCCAGCCATTGATAAGGCGCCCAAGCGTTCGGAAGATCCCATTGCTGACCGGAATTTTTAGTTGTTGTAACCAATCCTCCCTGATATAGAAACTTTTCAGCGATAATTTCTGAGACAGCTTTTGCCTGTTCATCACTCGCCAACTCAAGGAATAGAGGATAAAGTGCAGCAATATGTTCGGACAGTGTTTGTGTATTTTTTTTCGTGTGATAATCTTTGTAAGTCCCGGCTTTTTCATCCCAGAAATATTGATCAATGATCTGTTTTCGCTGTGTCGCTTTTTCTTTAAAATGATTTTCTTTTTCAGTCCAATTTTGAAGCGATGAAGATTTTGCTAATGTTTTTTCCAAATGCCACAAAAGACAGTTTAGATCAATCTCAGCGAGATTCAATGTTTCAATCGCCTTTATATTTTCACCGTCGGCAAACCATCTGCTGGAGAAATCCCAACCCGATTCGCAAGCACTTCTTATGTTTCTGTAAAATTCTTCGCCCGCATTTTTACTATCTTCAATATCAATTAAATAACTTTCAGGGCGAGGTTCATTTTCTGCATCATAATAACGATTTAAAATATCTCCGTTAATCGTTTTCACCACTCTGTTTTTATTCGAACCATTTTCCAGATTTTCTTCCCCATTCATCCAGAAAGCATATTCTTTTTCCAAAGTATCATGATATTTGATGTAAATATTTTCGTCTTTTGTGGTTTCAAAAAGAAGATCAAGCATTAATGAAAAATACGGCGGCTGAGAACGGCTCAGAAAATGAGTTCGGCTCGCATTCGGAATAAATCCTACTTTTTGAATTAAATAAGAACAGTTTTCAACAATATTTTCCATCATTTCTACCCTTCCGGAAACCTGCAAACCCAACATGATAAAATAGCTGTCCCAGTAAAAAAACTCATTGAAACGGCCTCCCGGAACGATATAAGGCTTAGGAAGTTTCAACAATGTTCCTTTTTCTTCGTAAGCTGTTCTTGTCAATTCATCCCAAAGCTTTTCGATATGTTCATTGATCGGCAAATGATCTTCCCTCTGTATAGAAATTTTCGCCCCTAAAAAATCAAAATTAGATAATACAAAATCCTTTAAATCAAAACCTTCTGCTTGTTTTTCCTCTTCATATTTCTTATTAATTTCAGAAATCGGAAATAGCGGGACAGCATCGGTCATTGTTTTTTGATCTTCAAAGATTTTTGACCGTTGAACATCATCAAAAAGTGTCTGAATTTCATTGATATATAGCTGCTTATTCATTTTAATTTTTAGGATTTATTTTTAATTTATTCATAATTACTGCTGAAATAATCAACAAGGAAAGCGGAATTAACGACAGATAAAACGCCTGTTGCCCACTGAATTCCTGAAACACAAAACCTGTGATAATTGATCCTATCGTTCCACCGATCGCTGAAAAAACAACGATCAAACCAGCCATTGCACTATGCAAATATTTCGGAATTGAGGCTAAAATCACAGAGTTGATACTCGGATAAATTGGCGCCAGCAAACCACCCATTAATGGAAATAAATAGACCACAAGCGGCGCATTAAACCAAGTTGTATTTGTATTTATAAGAGTATTATGAGTTAAAGGTAAAACGAGTAAAATGCTGATTGCAAAGCCAACCACACAGAAAGAAACCACATAAATCCAACTGAATCTTTTCGAGAAAAACCCCGATAAAAATCGTCCCAAAGCAAAAGCTCCCGCTAAAACCGCTCCCGCCTGAATACTCATCGAGGTCGGAACTTTTAAAATTTCTTTATAGAAAGTTGGAGTCCAGGTTTGGAAACTTTGTTCAACCAAAACGAAAAGAAACGCGCACAGTAAAAAGAACAACACCTTTTTATAACTGAATAAGCTGATGCTGTTTCTCACATCTCCGAGCAGGTCTGTTTTCTCGCTTTTGGCTTCGTTTTCATTTAATTTAGAAAAGAAAAGGAATAAAAACGACAAC
This region includes:
- a CDS encoding TonB-dependent receptor, which translates into the protein MKKRSIFLLAGIATLYFNNTYAQETPMDSTRTASIDQVVITGNSNPKKKIESSTAISTFSAKEIQKQNPISAAALLQRVPGFAVETSGGEVGNNLFARGIPSAGAYEFVQVQEDGLPVFEDGALQFANADNFFRVDNSVSRLEALRGGSGSIFATNSPGGLINFITKEGTNDFKGTAKLETGTYGLMRTDVNLGGALVEDKLFFNIGGFYRTDNGIRKTGFKANNGGQIRLNLKYVFDKGYAKVYYKKLDDRNTFFLPIPLVQNGNDLKEFNGFDPNYGTYSYRAISQLNIPQAGGGFFSRNLEDGIHPKVDVLGAEFKYDLGNNFSVLNKTRYTNINMNYTGIFPAGGPQLAADFANSNGISGNNFQYTSVSSGAIVNPAYVQKLGFWAIDKQMNNFVNDLQFNYKFDKGNVTAGFYKSNWKSHQYWNWSNILTTATDRPQLLNLVDTSLAQTDTGYSKTYNGVTDMSFLIRDSQIQGSLNDLYLNLDYNITDNLSFNGGIRYSRDFYKGYGVSTTTSNLNNSGLTTDGTHSFLTTTADDNMSVLGNRYTYWNYDVNRVSFTTALNYKINRENAVYARFSNGFRSPNEEAYYNNMNNLSAIKPVTTNQLEIGYKYYSRTFDVAVIPFYSTLKNLSFTDVFSDGTSENKFANTTNLGVELEGYARLFNNLLEVTFNGTIQSPKYQDFTGRNADGTTFDYDGNSVRRMPKFYFNISPAVNITKQWRAYVSMNYYGKRFQDEKNTQTLPSFSEFGAGTSYQLGKIRFAVDGTNIFNTIGITEGDPRAGSPTGDGIIMARPIMGAAVRASITLDF
- a CDS encoding trehalase family glycosidase, giving the protein MNKQLYINEIQTLFDDVQRSKIFEDQKTMTDAVPLFPISEINKKYEEEKQAEGFDLKDFVLSNFDFLGAKISIQREDHLPINEHIEKLWDELTRTAYEEKGTLLKLPKPYIVPGGRFNEFFYWDSYFIMLGLQVSGRVEMMENIVENCSYLIQKVGFIPNASRTHFLSRSQPPYFSLMLDLLFETTKDENIYIKYHDTLEKEYAFWMNGEENLENGSNKNRVVKTINGDILNRYYDAENEPRPESYLIDIEDSKNAGEEFYRNIRSACESGWDFSSRWFADGENIKAIETLNLAEIDLNCLLWHLEKTLAKSSSLQNWTEKENHFKEKATQRKQIIDQYFWDEKAGTYKDYHTKKNTQTLSEHIAALYPLFLELASDEQAKAVSEIIAEKFLYQGGLVTTTKNSGQQWDLPNAWAPYQWLGFKAMKNYGFDDLAQKIKNNWCSNVERVYNNTGKLMEKYNALDTETIAGGGEYPNQDGFGWTNGVYLKLKQN
- a CDS encoding MFS transporter, with translation MKNFNIKAVLFLNYFVFAILLNSVGTVILQMQQNFGISKSSASVLEGFKDLPIAICSFILASFLPKIGIKNSMLIALFLVSCMCFIMPFANDFWFFKLLFTIVGISFALIKISVFTSIGLVTNTDKEHSSFMGYLEGFFMIGVLMGNVLFSLFIDDHNPKSTHWLNVYWVLGGLSVLSFLFLFFSKLNENEAKSEKTDLLGDVRNSISLFSYKKVLFFLLCAFLFVLVEQSFQTWTPTFYKEILKVPTSMSIQAGAVLAGAFALGRFLSGFFSKRFSWIYVVSFCVVGFAISILLVLPLTHNTLINTNTTWFNAPLVVYLFPLMGGLLAPIYPSINSVILASIPKYLHSAMAGLIVVFSAIGGTIGSIITGFVFQEFSGQQAFYLSLIPLSLLIISAVIMNKLKINPKN